From the genome of Papaver somniferum cultivar HN1 chromosome 2, ASM357369v1, whole genome shotgun sequence, one region includes:
- the LOC113351112 gene encoding uncharacterized protein LOC113351112: protein MEENQFLRNLLSTINGGAQAVITTRTKFCPFLSTENDFLNAVIAASYGDFEKDREYLSRDYVSFTANNHTEAVQLYPKQFLNKIGNAYMPPHELKLKIGLPIIFLSGLTRDQDIAAGTRLIITDLLEHEIVAEVLTGAAVGEEVVIGRSVMKSRDTIPLTRCQFPVKISFAMHTDRCKVLLGG from the exons ATGGAAGAAAATCAGTTTTTGAGAAATCTTTTAAGTACCATTAACGGAGGAGCTCAAGCAGTAATTACTACCCGGACAAAGTTCTGTCCATTTCTGTCCACTGAGAATGATTTTCTCAATGCAGTAATCGCAGCCTCATATGGAGATTTC GAGAAGGATCGTGAATACCTGAGCAGGGATTATGTATCTTTTACTGCTAATAATCACACTGAAGCAGTTCAGTTGTATCCTAAACAATTTCTGAACAAGATTGGAAATGCGTACATGCCGCCTCAtgaactaaaattaaaaattggaCTGCCAATTATTTTCTTGAGTGGACTAACCAGGGACCAAGACATTGCTGCGGGCACAAGGTTGATTATAACAGATCTACTAGAACATGAAATTGTTGCGGAAGTTTTAACAGGAGCTGCAGTCGGGGAAGAAGTGGTGATAGGAAGAAGTGTGATGAAATCAAGGGACACCATACCACTAACTAGATGTCAGTTTCCGGTGAAAATTTCCTTTGCAATGCACACTGACAGATGCAAGGTCTTACTTGGAGGATGA